The stretch of DNA CCGGTCGGTAATACCTTGCCTTGCCTTCTAATGAATGATTTCCCAGCGAGCGCCTCGTCCCCTGCCGGCAAGCCGAATCTTGCCTTGTTTTTTTTGCTCGGCGAGAATTTTCTTGATCAACTGTGTGCTGGCTGACGGCAGTTGGGCCGCAAGGTCTCCCAGAGTGAACTGCTCCACCTGAGCGAGGATAGTCTGCCTTACCAAGTCGCTCTTGGCGGGACGGGCCTCCGTCGATTCCACCTGTCGCTCGAACTCCTTATAGGCAAGTCGCAACACGCTCAGGAAATAATTCCACCACGGCATAAGTTCATTCTTTCCTTCATGCCATCCCTGCGAACATTCAGCCAGGACGGCATAGTAATCTTCCTTGCTTTGCTCCACCAGACATTCCAAACTGACATACCGCGCTACCTGGAAACCATGTGACTGGAGCAAGAGCGTTGTAGCCAGTCGTGAAACGCGTCCGTTCCCGTCGCGAAATGGATGGATGCATAGAAGATCGAAAACGAAAGTGGCGACAATTAAAAGCGGTGGAACGCGTTGGTCGTCA from Deltaproteobacteria bacterium encodes:
- a CDS encoding Fic family protein; the encoded protein is MDWIFSRKRKVSVIPAVIQRLHAFAQGGSSGDVGEWKKRDNEIMDILPNGERKIRFVPTSAKDTPKIMDALCWNYREACDDQRVPPLLIVATFVFDLLCIHPFRDGNGRVSRLATTLLLQSHGFQVARYVSLECLVEQSKEDYYAVLAECSQGWHEGKNELMPWWNYFLSVLRLAYKEFERQVESTEARPAKSDLVRQTILAQVEQFTLGDLAAQLPSASTQLIKKILAEQKKQGKIRLAGRGRGARWEIIH